The proteins below are encoded in one region of Actinomycetota bacterium:
- a CDS encoding LuxR C-terminal-related transcriptional regulator, which translates to MDRESRVGAPSELPTGTVTFLLTDVEGSTRLWQERHDDMAAAIARHYEIADETIASHRGARPVEQGEGDSLVAVFTRGTDAVSCAISLQLAFASEPWPGRMELLVRIALHTGEALLRDEGNYAGEAISRCARLRSLAHGGQTLLSRATHEIVVDHLPEEASLLDLGSHRLRDLARPERVYQLCHPGLKEEFPSLRSLDAVLNNLPLQVTTFIGREQQMAEINNRLAETRMLTLTGAGGCGKTRLSLEVAAGLVAEHPDGVWWVDLAALSDPELVPNAVAGSLGIREVPGQPVTDTLVRQLQPRHALVILDNCEHLVDACAALADALLNSCPTVTLVATSREPLGVNGEVALRVPSLELPPRAITPGSFGQYEAVRLFIDRALKARPNFRATNDNAPAIAEICHRLDGIPLAIELAAARTRMLTPEQITAALGDVFRILTGGARTALPRQRTLEASVDWSYNLLSEDERRLLARLSVFAGTFSLDAAEAVCTDEAVPEAHILDLLTGLVDKSLVQVDERDGGPARYRLLETIRYYARQRLVAAGETEAVRERHLDFFLSLAEAAEVEIEAGPPGRWIEQLDAEIDNIRAALEHSMTERTAAKVSRLAGALFLYWEIRRVREGRRYLEAAVAREDLDPVVRAKVLPPAAEISLVDGDPVAALALADEAYGIAAEIENTGIMARARSIGGWSAILVASDRALPYLEEAEKLAREANASWALENAVCALGWLHVSLGDPETAMVYLNEAIERAESAGTQFIQVALSLSAMATTLLGNLSDGLAMAERALEASQALQDTVWISIAEAVKGWILTLTGRYEDAESALDAGLHVAKETNFPIGLAYGLMYRGTLEHGTGRHAEAVEHLTEAAEIQAEINQAWERAWSLSVLAAAESALDRRSDARAHLDDAIETGRRSGNPIATAFTALTNARIDRAEGDLESAETHMHESLEMVAPTGCRWLAVEAIEGLAGIAAARGDGNEAARLFGAADAGRGATGSVRFPLYRESYAAEVDVVREGLGADFDPAWTEGSALSLDEALAYARRGRGPRRRPRSGWASLSPAELDVVRLVAEGLTNVEIGKRLFISPRTAQTHLTRIFGKLGVSSRAALASEATRQDARA; encoded by the coding sequence ATGGACCGAGAATCGCGCGTCGGAGCACCGTCGGAGCTCCCGACGGGCACCGTCACGTTCCTGCTGACCGACGTCGAGGGATCGACGCGCCTCTGGCAGGAGCGCCACGACGACATGGCCGCGGCGATCGCGCGCCACTACGAGATCGCCGACGAGACGATCGCATCCCACCGCGGCGCGCGCCCCGTCGAGCAGGGCGAGGGAGACAGCCTCGTCGCGGTCTTCACGCGCGGCACCGACGCCGTTTCCTGCGCGATCTCGCTGCAACTCGCCTTCGCATCGGAGCCGTGGCCGGGCCGGATGGAGCTACTCGTCCGCATCGCGCTTCACACCGGCGAGGCGCTGCTACGCGACGAGGGTAACTACGCCGGAGAAGCGATCAGCCGGTGTGCGCGGCTGCGCTCGCTCGCGCATGGTGGTCAGACGCTGCTGTCGCGCGCCACGCACGAGATCGTCGTGGATCACCTGCCCGAAGAGGCGAGCCTCCTCGACCTCGGATCGCACCGCCTGCGCGACTTGGCGCGCCCCGAACGTGTCTACCAGCTTTGTCATCCAGGTCTCAAAGAGGAGTTTCCTTCGCTGCGTTCGCTCGACGCGGTCTTGAACAACCTCCCCCTGCAGGTGACCACGTTCATCGGGCGCGAGCAGCAGATGGCCGAAATCAACAACCGTCTCGCGGAAACGCGCATGCTCACACTGACCGGCGCCGGCGGGTGCGGCAAGACGAGGCTGTCGCTCGAGGTCGCGGCCGGCCTCGTGGCCGAGCATCCCGACGGCGTCTGGTGGGTCGATCTCGCGGCGCTCTCGGATCCGGAGCTCGTCCCCAACGCCGTCGCTGGGTCGCTGGGGATCCGCGAGGTCCCCGGACAGCCTGTTACCGACACGCTCGTGCGCCAGCTCCAGCCACGTCACGCCCTCGTCATCCTCGATAACTGCGAGCATCTGGTGGACGCGTGTGCGGCGCTCGCCGACGCGTTGCTCAACTCCTGCCCCACGGTGACCCTGGTCGCAACCAGCCGCGAGCCGCTCGGGGTCAACGGTGAGGTCGCGTTGCGGGTTCCCTCGCTCGAGCTTCCGCCGCGCGCGATCACGCCGGGATCGTTCGGCCAGTACGAGGCCGTTCGCCTCTTCATCGACCGGGCGCTCAAGGCCCGCCCGAACTTCCGCGCGACCAACGACAATGCGCCGGCGATCGCCGAGATCTGCCACCGTCTCGACGGCATCCCGCTCGCGATCGAGCTGGCTGCGGCGCGCACCCGCATGCTCACCCCGGAGCAGATCACCGCCGCGCTCGGCGACGTCTTCCGTATCCTCACCGGCGGCGCCCGCACCGCGCTGCCGCGCCAGCGAACGCTCGAAGCATCCGTGGACTGGAGCTACAACCTGCTGTCCGAGGACGAGCGCCGCCTTCTCGCACGACTGTCGGTGTTCGCTGGCACCTTCTCCCTCGACGCCGCGGAAGCGGTGTGCACGGATGAGGCCGTCCCGGAAGCTCACATTCTCGACCTCCTCACCGGCCTGGTGGACAAATCGCTCGTGCAAGTGGACGAACGGGACGGCGGTCCGGCGCGTTACCGGCTCCTGGAAACGATCCGTTACTACGCGCGGCAGAGGCTCGTCGCCGCCGGCGAGACGGAAGCGGTGCGCGAGCGGCACCTCGATTTCTTCCTTTCGCTTGCTGAGGCCGCGGAGGTCGAGATCGAGGCGGGGCCCCCGGGGCGGTGGATCGAACAGCTGGACGCCGAGATCGACAACATCCGCGCCGCCCTGGAGCACTCGATGACCGAGCGTACGGCGGCGAAGGTCTCTCGCCTGGCGGGGGCGCTCTTCCTGTACTGGGAGATCCGGCGCGTACGCGAGGGCCGCCGCTATCTCGAGGCCGCGGTCGCGCGCGAGGACCTTGATCCGGTGGTGCGCGCGAAGGTGCTCCCACCGGCGGCGGAGATCTCCCTCGTCGACGGCGACCCGGTGGCGGCCCTCGCGCTCGCCGACGAGGCCTACGGCATCGCCGCGGAGATCGAAAACACAGGGATCATGGCGCGAGCCCGAAGCATCGGCGGGTGGTCTGCGATCCTCGTCGCTTCCGACCGCGCGCTTCCCTATCTGGAAGAAGCCGAGAAGCTCGCGCGCGAAGCGAACGCCTCGTGGGCGCTCGAGAACGCCGTTTGCGCGCTCGGGTGGCTCCACGTCTCTTTGGGCGATCCCGAAACCGCCATGGTGTACCTGAACGAAGCCATCGAGCGTGCGGAGTCGGCGGGAACGCAATTCATTCAAGTCGCGCTGAGCCTCAGCGCCATGGCGACGACGCTCCTGGGAAACCTGTCCGATGGCCTCGCGATGGCCGAGCGAGCGCTGGAGGCGTCGCAAGCCCTGCAAGACACGGTTTGGATCTCGATCGCCGAGGCGGTGAAAGGTTGGATCCTCACCTTGACCGGGCGATACGAGGACGCAGAATCGGCGCTCGACGCCGGTCTCCACGTTGCCAAGGAGACGAACTTCCCCATCGGCCTGGCCTACGGCCTGATGTACCGGGGAACGCTCGAGCATGGAACGGGGCGCCACGCCGAGGCCGTCGAGCACCTCACGGAGGCCGCGGAGATCCAGGCCGAGATCAACCAAGCATGGGAGCGGGCCTGGAGCCTCTCCGTTCTCGCCGCAGCCGAGAGCGCGCTCGACCGGCGAAGCGATGCGCGCGCGCACCTTGACGACGCGATCGAAACGGGGCGCCGGTCGGGGAATCCGATCGCAACCGCCTTCACCGCGCTCACCAATGCCCGCATCGATCGGGCGGAGGGCGACCTCGAGAGCGCGGAAACACACATGCACGAGTCGCTTGAAATGGTCGCGCCGACCGGCTGCCGGTGGCTGGCCGTCGAGGCGATCGAGGGTCTCGCGGGGATCGCGGCCGCGCGGGGCGATGGGAACGAAGCGGCGCGGCTCTTCGGGGCCGCTGACGCCGGCCGGGGAGCAACCGGCTCGGTTCGATTTCCGTTGTATCGCGAATCGTACGCCGCCGAAGTCGACGTCGTTCGCGAAGGATTGGGCGCCGATTTCGATCCGGCCTGGACAGAGGGTTCAGCGCTGTCGCTCGACGAGGCCCTTGCCTACGCTCGCCGCGGGCGTGGTCCGAGGCGCCGTCCGCGCAGCGGATGGGCTAGCCTCTCGCCGGCCGAGCTGGACGTGGTACGCCTCGTCGCTGAGGGATTGACGAACGTCGAGATCGGAAAGCGGCTCTTCATTTCGCCGCGCACCGCGCAAACGCATCTCACGCGCATCTTCGGCAAGCTCGGGGTGTCGTCGCGCGCGGCGCTCGCCTCTGAGGCCACCAGACAAGATGCGCGTGCATGA
- a CDS encoding lysyl oxidase family protein: protein MERLLRTRARIVALFTLVVVGITVPGAATGPGTYVLDSMASTASWSGEVTAGVSARGLANTAQAYSGVPANRPFRDVPCAPGACDVASVDVALPAGTWSADAGGMIVQIRWLSYEVGYDLDLSVYDPHGALAGRSDMYGFSRDESVWIPDPANGLWTIAVEPSFTVGQPVASGVLETLRYEGFVAFERGRTITRQELEYDEPVTRSFVAFGGKSGPLLPDIVPTTPSEFHIESGFCVLHYYACGDRGLHHQPSCYAMETLGLTADQPQPGGGPMRCLRWTQGESNVGDGPLELHIYPDEGDGTQVYQRVYGSDGSVEQFGPSGTASYSKSHLHFHYRGWQDIKLRRLNDDGTLGEVVRTGIDKGICMADIDNTRFGQTALPNAPLTYTIPGTCDQPTHRDPADPTFPGARYLQMGISVGHADVYAWYLGDQYIEISGVPDGRYALTVDQDVLGMLRELSTANNSATGCVEITGDQARDIPCL, encoded by the coding sequence ATGGAGAGGCTCCTGAGAACTCGAGCACGGATCGTTGCACTCTTCACGCTCGTTGTGGTCGGAATCACGGTACCCGGCGCCGCCACCGGGCCCGGGACCTACGTCTTGGACTCGATGGCCTCGACGGCGTCGTGGTCGGGCGAGGTCACGGCCGGGGTGTCGGCCCGGGGCCTGGCGAACACGGCGCAGGCGTACTCGGGCGTGCCGGCCAACCGGCCGTTCCGCGACGTGCCTTGCGCTCCGGGCGCGTGCGACGTGGCGTCGGTGGACGTCGCGCTGCCCGCGGGGACTTGGTCGGCGGATGCGGGCGGGATGATCGTGCAGATCCGGTGGCTGAGTTACGAAGTCGGCTACGACCTCGACCTGTCCGTCTACGATCCGCACGGCGCGCTCGCCGGCCGCTCCGACATGTATGGGTTCTCCCGTGATGAGTCCGTCTGGATCCCGGATCCGGCCAACGGCTTGTGGACGATCGCCGTGGAGCCCAGCTTCACCGTGGGCCAGCCGGTCGCTTCCGGGGTGCTCGAGACGCTGCGCTACGAGGGTTTCGTCGCGTTCGAGCGCGGACGGACGATCACGCGTCAGGAGCTCGAGTACGACGAGCCGGTGACCCGCTCGTTCGTCGCGTTCGGCGGGAAGTCCGGGCCACTGCTCCCCGACATCGTTCCCACCACGCCGTCGGAGTTTCACATCGAGTCGGGCTTCTGCGTCTTGCATTACTACGCGTGCGGCGATCGCGGGTTGCACCACCAACCGAGCTGCTACGCCATGGAGACGCTCGGCCTCACCGCCGACCAGCCGCAGCCCGGCGGGGGCCCCATGCGCTGTTTGCGCTGGACGCAGGGCGAGTCCAACGTCGGCGACGGGCCGCTGGAGTTGCACATCTATCCGGACGAGGGAGACGGCACGCAGGTGTATCAGCGGGTGTACGGCTCGGACGGGAGCGTGGAGCAGTTCGGCCCGTCGGGGACGGCGTCCTACAGCAAGAGCCACCTCCACTTCCATTACCGCGGCTGGCAAGACATCAAGCTTCGACGCCTGAACGACGACGGCACCCTCGGCGAGGTCGTCCGCACCGGGATCGACAAGGGCATCTGCATGGCGGACATCGACAACACGCGCTTCGGTCAGACGGCGCTGCCCAATGCGCCGCTCACCTACACCATCCCCGGAACCTGCGACCAGCCGACGCACCGCGACCCCGCCGACCCGACATTTCCGGGCGCCCGCTACCTGCAGATGGGGATCTCCGTGGGCCATGCGGACGTGTACGCCTGGTACCTGGGCGACCAGTACATCGAGATCAGTGGCGTCCCAGACGGCCGGTATGCGCTGACCGTCGACCAGGATGTGCTCGGCATGCTGCGCGAGCTGTCCACGGCCAACAACAGCGCGACCGGTTGCGTCGAGATCACCGGCGACCAGGCCCGAGACATCCCTTGCCTCTGA
- a CDS encoding GNAT family N-acetyltransferase has protein sequence MTSKIEQGTSVRQIPAGDEAAVRSFASLERRMNAERPLFVAPTEADVVKLLTGRSSLHADLEHALFVVTDGNGRDVACCAAMINRRYQQFHKEAVGFIGYFASSNEAGMRAIEMLEEAERWLAERGVTRVVSGYNGHLLAGFGVRTAEFESSPMFPYQWHPPLYTDVLESAGYRPTYPWWSSRIDFSSDVYRKASSRALRNAHCLIRPVNKRRWDADIEIAMHLYNETFRDEWEYHPFTIEEVREFFKPLKPIFDPRLLLLAEVDGEPAGFCFGLPDWSPHARALKGKSNPFAQLRFALRARKYQYGGLYAIGVLERHRGNHIGQTLASALYRRYEEVGLKGAEYHTVNESNLASRTLATSLGGEGRILYHNFDKALR, from the coding sequence ATGACCTCGAAGATCGAGCAAGGCACCTCCGTCCGGCAGATCCCTGCAGGCGACGAGGCGGCTGTGAGGTCATTCGCGAGCCTGGAGCGGCGCATGAATGCGGAACGCCCGCTCTTCGTCGCGCCGACTGAGGCGGACGTCGTCAAGCTACTCACCGGCCGCTCGTCGCTGCACGCCGACCTCGAGCACGCGCTCTTCGTCGTCACCGACGGAAACGGGCGGGACGTGGCGTGCTGCGCGGCCATGATCAACCGGCGGTACCAGCAGTTCCACAAGGAAGCCGTCGGCTTCATCGGATACTTCGCCTCCTCGAACGAGGCCGGCATGCGCGCGATCGAGATGCTCGAGGAGGCCGAGCGTTGGCTCGCGGAACGCGGCGTCACGCGAGTGGTCTCCGGCTACAACGGCCACCTTCTCGCCGGCTTCGGCGTGCGTACCGCCGAGTTTGAATCGAGCCCGATGTTCCCATACCAGTGGCATCCGCCGCTCTACACCGACGTGCTCGAGTCGGCCGGTTACCGCCCGACGTATCCCTGGTGGTCCTCCCGGATCGACTTCTCCTCCGATGTCTATCGGAAAGCTTCATCGCGCGCGCTTCGTAACGCGCATTGCCTGATCCGGCCGGTGAACAAGAGGCGGTGGGATGCAGACATCGAAATCGCCATGCACCTTTACAACGAGACGTTCCGAGACGAGTGGGAATACCATCCGTTCACGATCGAAGAGGTGCGGGAGTTCTTCAAGCCTCTCAAGCCGATCTTCGACCCGAGGCTGCTTCTGCTGGCCGAAGTGGACGGCGAGCCGGCGGGCTTCTGCTTCGGTCTTCCGGACTGGTCTCCGCACGCGCGAGCGCTGAAGGGAAAGTCGAACCCTTTCGCGCAGCTTCGGTTCGCACTCCGCGCGCGGAAGTATCAGTACGGCGGGCTGTACGCGATCGGCGTGCTCGAACGCCACCGCGGCAACCACATCGGCCAGACGCTTGCCTCCGCGCTGTACCGGCGCTACGAGGAAGTCGGTCTCAAGGGAGCCGAGTATCACACGGTGAACGAGTCCAACCTCGCTTCTCGCACGCTCGCGACGTCCCTCGGCGGGGAAGGACGAATCCTCTACCACAACTTCGACAAGGCGCTCAGGTGA
- a CDS encoding tyrosine-type recombinase/integrase, translated as MREAYIARAYAKDLAPRTIEWYERHSTTFRDWCAEEGIVFAAELRATHLDDYLIFLHARLAPHTVHGAAQVAKSMTRLGFRKGYFAREISRDFELPKVPQMIIATYTDDQLRALLGAVDQRRWTGIRDRAIPILLLDTLARISEITGLNLENVDLDERKLLVMGRVAVSASCRSVELRHRRCARTCARSRSISGAIRASSRALEDASPATGSPPRCAPTRAGPASAGFGRHRTHCATRVPSDSSWAAGTCSHCRSCSGIDP; from the coding sequence GTGCGCGAGGCCTACATCGCGCGCGCGTATGCCAAGGATCTCGCACCGCGAACGATCGAATGGTACGAGCGCCACTCGACGACGTTCCGCGATTGGTGCGCCGAGGAAGGAATCGTGTTTGCCGCCGAACTGCGCGCAACACATCTGGATGACTATCTGATCTTCCTTCACGCCCGGCTGGCACCACACACCGTTCACGGCGCGGCGCAGGTCGCCAAGAGCATGACGCGCCTGGGGTTCCGCAAGGGCTATTTCGCTCGTGAGATCTCGCGAGACTTCGAGCTGCCGAAGGTGCCGCAGATGATCATCGCCACCTACACCGACGACCAGCTGCGCGCGCTGCTGGGTGCGGTGGATCAGCGCCGGTGGACCGGCATCCGAGACCGCGCGATCCCGATCCTGCTGCTGGACACGCTCGCGCGCATCTCTGAGATCACCGGGCTCAACCTCGAGAACGTCGATCTCGATGAACGCAAGCTCCTGGTCATGGGAAGGGTCGCCGTCAGCGCGAGCTGCCGTTCGGTCGAGTTGCGGCACAGGCGCTGCGCGCGTACATGCGCACGGTCGCGCAGCATCAGTGGAGCGATCCGTGCTTCATCTCGCGCACTGGAAGACGCCTCACCCGCGACGGGATCGCCGCCGCGATGCGCACCTACGCGCGCCGGGCCGGCATCCGCGGGGTTCGGTCGTCACCGCACACATTGCGCCACACGGGTGCCAAGCGATTCATCTTGGGCGGCGGGGACGTGTTCACATTGCAGAAGTTGCTCGGGCATCGATCCCTAA